In Carassius auratus strain Wakin linkage group LG30F, ASM336829v1, whole genome shotgun sequence, the DNA window aaggaaggagccagtctgatctctaaaggcagggtattccagagtcgtggcccagccactgcaaatgcacgctcccctctacgctcccctctatcctttaaaacctcactgccagagggatattgtgaatgcatgtgcccgctgggcacagtttacctgatgccaccggggtggtgatggcattggtggcttgagcccgccatcgctgcttgcagctatatttttaactcttgttcttttctaaatactgttaattgaaaagatttgttgtggagcgaggggaactaaaataggaTAGCTATGTTTacagcttattattatttttgtaaacattttgtccacattaggcctatttctgaattagataataaaatgtgacttataCGCGACTTTTCTAcactattttaaaattattttctacacgtagcatattttaaacatacagcaaacctttttaaatatttagataaattaGAGTTACAGtaataattacagtaataagaGAAATtactgataataaataaatgaatctttaAACCGTCTAAATGATTGTATTAATCGGTCAAAGTTCTTAACGGTTGGTTAACGGTTAACCGGTTAATATGAACATCCCTACAGCTTACACTTATGTTGTCAgtagttttagtattatttatatactgttaaagtatttattaatatttgaatttgtttttatattttcagttatcattttaatttcaggttttacgttttagtaattttatgtgcttttttatttataattgtaatttttatgtgaaaaattatacttatttgtatttatactttagttttaaaaatgttagtgcttcaacttaaaccTGGCCAAGgtaacattttcatgtttttcatttaatatttatatttattagatttagattatttgttttagtagttttagtacttcaatttaatttagttgcagcagtaacatttttaatgttcatttaatttattaaatttttgttctattttatgttagatttattttttagatttattacaaaaaaaataatgtttttaaataatgtgtttagAAGACACTGTGATCTGTATTATTTTAGTGTTGATATActcttatgtttttttatgttgaattagatttttttaattttctcttatGCTTTCAGTTTAACTTTGGTTAAAGTTTTAGTCAttgaaaagtcatttttattagtttatgtctgtaagtttttataaatttgtatttattaattttagtgattttagaactttaaatatttctgcTAGTTTCACGGCaaaacagtacaaaaataaagaatttaaaaaaatacaaaagtaaaataaaaaaactaaatagttaACTACAATAACCCTGACACATATTGATGTAATATTATATAGAATTTTTCTTTAGTGAATCATGCTTTTATGCTCAAATTATTCTGagaacaagctgaaatattgctTTAACTGCAGTGTAACTGTTTGTTTTGACAGGGCTCCATTAAGATGCATCTTCAGAGGTCTCCGCTGCTCTACGCTGACATGCACCCGGTGCACAAGACAGACCTGGTGACCGGATTCAACCAGATCCTGCTGGAGAGAACCTGACATTTCATGCTGTTAAAAGTTTTCATGCAGCCAGTGCACCTTTGAAATAGATTACATTAAGTGATATTAACCATTTAGCCTTGCTGCCTTAATGTTTGTGCAATTCAgtgtttagttgtatttactcTCTCAGGTTTCAGCAAGTGCCTTTTAATTCTGCTGCATTCAATCAGTATATACTGTAAAGCGTTTTATAACTATTACTTTATAATAGCATGATAATGTcatcatttaaataatgtttcttgCACAGCTTTAAAAAGTGATAATTGTAGATaagatttcagtttttattcatgATGTGCTGCTAATATATACCAAAATCaggtgtttttaaaattttgataTTTGTTATTATCAGTTACAAACTGATAACAGGCTTTAAAACAATGTTATTAATGAGTTATAATGATAACTGAGGGAGATACTGGAGAATATAGTATTCTTAATGTTAATACAAGTTTTGTACACTTTTCTTGgcatctttttttacttttttcattgcACAAACACTACTGGGAAAAACCATTGTCTCAGCATTTCCGTTAATGCTCTTACCAAAGCAAATGGAGTTAATATACTTTTTGCATTTGTATCTGAACTCGTTTTGTCAAGATTTAGCATTTTTTGCTGTTTTAGACTGAAATATGTTTTCAATCACCAGCTGCTCACAGACACAACACATCGTTCCTCCTTAGAtaacgtgtttttttttgttttttttaacatttaattgcaTGCACAAGCTTCTTTTATGACTAAATATAATCAATATCTCTGTATATTTATAATCTCAGGGCATAAATCAGCAAAACATgacttttaaacagttttttttttttttgtacaacacAGCACTACTTTAACAAACCATGTCAAACACCTTGTCAAGCTTTGATAATGCTACTAAAGATTATTACAGGCTTTTTGTGTCTTTTGGTGtcttttttttacacattctgcattttgaaatatgaaatcCATGTAATTAATTACTGCCTGTGACAACACAAATTCTCAGCAATATGTTGAGAAATCATGCACTGTTAACAAAAATAACTTGGAACACTAAATGCTAGAAAGCTTGAGAgcaattttattgtaaaattcaTTTTTcagatataaatatacattttatctaCAGTTTCTCAGCATCTCTTAAACCTGTGAAAAGCAAACCGTTGTGTGAATTCTGTCGTTACTCTGAAGATTAACTCTTTAAACAAtacttcaaccaaaaatgaaaatatactccccctcaggtcatccatgatgtagatgagtctgtttcttctccagatttggagaaatgtagcattgcatcagtgtctcatcaatggatgctctgcagtgaatgggtgccgtcagaaagagagtccaaacagctgataaaaacaccacaataatccacagcaatccagtccatcaattaacatctggagaagagcggagctgaaacaaatccagcattaatacgttttaacttcaaaccaccACTTAtgtgagtccataatccataatgatGCTTCCTTcggtgaaaaagtccatctgttgtctctcacatcaagaTCAATGCACATATTTGTCTAGAACGGTTTCGGCTTGTAAACAGCGCTTGttctgtgcacatttctctcctgattcagacgagacaactttttactggaggaagcaaTATTTATTTCTTGTAAACACACAGTTTCcaaagacattaactgatggactggagtgctgtggattattgtgatgtttttatcagctgtttggactctcattctgacggcacccattcactgaagagcatccattgatgagacactgatacaatgatacatttctccaaatctgatgaagaaacaaactcatctacatcttggattggTTTGAGGGTGAAAAACATTGtcagctaattttaatttttgcattgcattacatTGTTTGCATTCAAAAACATTGATGTGATagaaattttacattattacctcaacatttttgtaaaagtttGATGCATTTGCGTTAGCAATCATTCAATATGAGACCGTTCCATCGGATCAGAATTCATCATCGTCTTTCTCGGTTTCTGTGGGTTCAATAATTTTTAAGCACTGATCAGCAAACTCCACGAACAGCGGCTCCTGCATGGCGTCTTTCATGGCTTTGGCTTTATCTTCAGCTGAGTCCACAGACATCATTAACCGCCGGAGATGAGGATTCCTCAACAGCCCCTTCAGCGCCTCTGAACCACCTGAGAATGAAAACCTGAATATCTGTTACTGCCCtcacaaaaacagcattacagAGCATGTGAACAGTGTTTATCATTTAATACCCAGCTGCTGGAGTCTCTGCAGTGGCACTTTATCAGTCTGACTGTCCTCATCAAGAAGATCCTCTACAGTCCACGGCTCTTCAGCTGAAATCAAACAcatttcacttttcattttcaaattcatCCTCTAAAGGAGACAGTAAGGTTCTCTTGAACAACTATGAAGCAGTAAATGTGTCACAGGCCTGAGTGATGATGTTTTCCTCACCGCTGTTGACTGGTGTTGAGCTGCTGGAGGCTGGATCTGATTCTTTAACTGGATGACATGAATCTATCAGAGGaaggataaatatttaaataggtaataataaaataaacgaaTACATTAATATAGGTATTATACTATtacataataattacattaataataaataataaatataaaataaatatatatttttttatatacaagtaGAAACAGTAAGACGTGTCGCAAGCAACGtcgaggtcatgggttcgattcccagggaatgtgTGAAATGAAGCGTCAACACTGAATCTAACgcaaatcgctttggataaaagccaaTTGTAAATTTTGCATGAAATCTAAAATATTCGAAGTTATTGTCAATATGACATCGGATACGTATAAGTAGATACTTACCATCATCTTTGTGTCTTTTA includes these proteins:
- the znhit3 gene encoding zinc finger HIT domain-containing protein 3 translates to MQLCVVCSEHVPKYRCPTCRIRYCSVGCFKRHKDDDSCHPVKESDPASSSSTPVNSAEEPWTVEDLLDEDSQTDKVPLQRLQQLGGSEALKGLLRNPHLRRLMMSVDSAEDKAKAMKDAMQEPLFVEFADQCLKIIEPTETEKDDDEF